A genome region from Sphingomonas sp. BGYR3 includes the following:
- a CDS encoding DnaJ C-terminal domain-containing protein gives MAADPYTTLGVARGASEAEIKSAYRKLAKELHPDRNRDNPRAAERFATVTQAYDLLSDKDKRARFDRGEIDADGNPAMPFGFGGARGPGGQGRPGGFDFSGDSGDFTDIFEGLFGGGAGARGGGFASGFGRRPQPKGGNIPYRLAVSFVDAAMLAPQRITLNDGKTIDLKLPAGVETGTQMRLAGKGQPGPGGAGDAIVTIEVQAHRFFTRDGDDVRIDLPIGLAEAVLGGEVKVPTVDGSVMLKLPAGSTSGKVMRLRGKGFHKKGGGRGDQLVTLMIDLPADDAALTAFARDWPGAATHDPRSRLGL, from the coding sequence ATGGCAGCAGATCCCTATACCACTCTGGGCGTGGCACGCGGTGCGAGCGAGGCGGAGATCAAGTCCGCCTATCGCAAGCTGGCCAAGGAGCTGCACCCCGACCGCAATCGCGACAATCCGCGTGCGGCCGAACGCTTTGCCACGGTGACGCAGGCCTATGACCTGCTCAGCGACAAGGACAAGCGCGCCCGGTTCGACCGGGGAGAGATCGACGCGGACGGCAATCCGGCCATGCCGTTCGGTTTTGGCGGCGCGCGCGGGCCGGGTGGACAGGGCCGCCCCGGCGGGTTCGACTTTTCGGGCGACAGCGGGGATTTCACCGATATTTTCGAGGGGCTGTTCGGCGGCGGTGCAGGCGCGCGGGGCGGCGGTTTTGCCAGCGGGTTCGGCCGACGGCCCCAGCCAAAGGGCGGCAACATCCCCTATCGCCTGGCGGTATCGTTCGTCGATGCGGCCATGCTGGCCCCGCAGCGCATCACGCTGAACGATGGCAAGACCATCGACCTGAAACTGCCCGCCGGGGTGGAGACCGGCACGCAGATGCGGCTGGCGGGCAAGGGGCAGCCGGGGCCGGGCGGGGCGGGCGACGCCATCGTCACCATCGAGGTTCAGGCGCACCGGTTCTTTACCCGCGACGGCGACGATGTGCGCATCGACCTGCCCATTGGCCTGGCCGAAGCGGTGCTGGGCGGTGAGGTGAAGGTGCCGACGGTGGACGGCAGCGTGATGCTGAAACTGCCCGCCGGGTCGACATCGGGCAAGGTGATGCGCCTGCGCGGCAAGGGGTTTCACAAAAAGGGCGGCGGCCGGGGGGATCAGCTGGTCACGCTGATGATCGACCTGCCGGCCGACGATGCCGCGTTGACCGCGTTCGCCCGCGACTGGCCCGGCGCTGCCACGCATGACCCGCGCAGCCGGCTCGGCCTTTGA